Part of the Drosophila santomea strain STO CAGO 1482 chromosome 2L, Prin_Dsan_1.1, whole genome shotgun sequence genome is shown below.
CAagaccaaaccaaaaaaacaaatattttataaaaactCTAGATTATCAAAAGCAATTTTCAAATTGGTCACTGCTGTAGGAGTTTAGTGCGTTTGTCGGTAATCACCTAGCAAAATTAATTCCCAAACCCAATTTTCAGTGTGCCTCAACCCTTGTGTTCTATGTTGTATTTCGTTGTGTatgttttgtgtttgttttatgttttatgtttagAATTGAGCCAAAACCAATGTGACTAAACCTTACTCTATATTGTGGCTTGGAGCCCAGTGTGCTGGGTCATAGATCCCTCATCACTCAAGTGATTCCCTTTCAATCTTTCagctggcggtggtggcggcgtAGCCGGTGGCAGTGCCAACTCCGAGTTCGTCAAGCAGGAGCTGCGCGCGGTGGTCAGTGTGCGGGCCCAGCAGGCGGCTGCGGCAGCCACCGGAGGAgctggaggcggaggaggaggaggaggcgtgGCTCAACGGGGCCAGACGCCGCAGAGTCCGCTGCAGCAGGGCTCGGTGATCGGGAGCGGCGGCGGCATAGTGGGCGGGGTCAACAGTACAAACACCATGGGCAACGTCACGCCCACGGGCAGCGGCAATGTCAGCAACTCCATGCTCAACACGCCGCCAGACCCAACGCTGAGCTTCAGCTTCGAGACGCGTAAGTACCAGcacatatatattcatttcacttataattaaaaaatttattatatttgcaCAGCGGACTTCTTCACCAGCAGCGCCACGAGGTGACCCTAAGGTGCCTACGTACAACCAAAACTTCTCTTGCGCACGCATTTATGGCTCTAGATACGAAAAAACAATAGGAAATCAACGGATGAATGGCGAAGCATGTACATCTAATTACAAATACTAGCAGCactatttaaaaaatatatacctaaatatatttattttataatactagcaaatattaattttaaaaaacaaaatgggaACCTCGTCTTAAAGAAATCGTGAAAACATAAATACCAGACACAAGCTctagttaaatattttcaaaatcgCATAATAACTTCAAGAGAAGATGCAAACAAGATATAAGGAATGCATATTTATTACGTTTAAAGATAAAGCCTAGTACTAAGAGCTATATATACAATAGACAGAAATcagaaacaaagcaaaaacataaataattatgCGTTAAGTGCTGGCCGTTTCGAGGTGTTGTTAaattgatatatgtatatttaaagaGAATTAACATTAATCTTGTATAACATTTGGTGAGGCGTTGGCAACGGCAGCAGTTGGCTAAGCTTTAGATATAACGACAAGCGATAATATAATGTATACAATTGGATGGGAATGCATGTAACATgtaacacacaaaaacacaaacttgCTGTACATTTAAAAGTAGTGTTGAATTTTTTCAGTGTGataatttgttgaattttaTGTACTAAATGTTGCTAATTTGTTGCTGCAAAAGCATGAGGACCTCGACATCCAAAGGCTTTGCTTTATGTATACCTTCTAAACCTTTTCAATCATTTTCAaagatttattttcatttgacCAATCAGACCCAAAATCAGACCCTTTactgtaaatattttcactgAATAACTTTTCTAAGTTGAGCCGCCTTTAATTTTAGATTGTAATTTAGTTAATGCtcgtttaaatttattgtaattatgtttaaatacttttatatCAAAGCGAGAAAGCAAAGCGCGCAAAGCAAAATTGGCGTTGCAATTTCATGTGAAGGCTATTTTACAggttttgtttaaactaatatgtaattttaaccatttttatattaccTATTATCTATTACACATTAAATATACGAAATTGGCATGTATGATTCAAAACACTTTCAATTAACATTTTGCAAGCTAGAGCTAGGCAAAAACGTTTCACGTTTTCTattatgtaattttttattgatttttgattttgtttaaatcTTTAAGTCTATTAAGTTGGGTTCAATcgttaaaaatattattttaaaaaagaaacgatACAAATgctatacaaatattattgatataaaatgtagtttataattttattaaaatactGTTTAAACTGCAAAGCcctaaataaaaatttatatacaatattttaaaaaattgcatgttttctttatttattaaaaatcttaatttttaacaaatttttacaCTGAAATTGGGACTTGAAAACAACGACAACCAACACGAATAAATGGAGTAAATAATAAAGGGAAACGGAAAACGGCGATATTAAAACTTGGGAAAATAGAAATACCTCTCGTTAAGTTCAAAAGCGTatgaataaatacaaatttataaaaaatattaaacataacCAAAAattcatgaatatatattaagaCGACTATGGTAAATTGTAAATAGATTGCAAATGGTTCAGATAAAATTACTTCAACATCTATTAAAGAACAGATTTCTAGACGCTGCTAGCTAAATTATAATTGTCACACTTAAAGTTAGCTTAGGACGAGATTTTCTTTAAGAGGCTACATTTAatggaattaaattaaaaattataaaacacaaaaattcaAGGATGGTGGCCAATTTTCGGCCCCCGGCTCTCCCCATAGTTTTTATACTGACAAAACCTCAGACCAGGAAAGTATAAGTATGACAAATGAATATACACAAGTATACTGCATTTAGCATTATATATACACTATATTAATAGTTTTAATGCCAGTTATTCAGATATACCgattcataaatatatatatacgagtatatatttatacggGGTAAGGATATAGCAAATTTCACACACAGCAACACAAAAAGTACATATAAAGTGCATTAATGaatttaagcatttaatgaaaattaattaatttataagcATAAACAAATATTGGGTTTAtttcgtatatatatttaaaataaacaaatatttacaaatggTATAAACTTCATGGAGTATACTAGAAATTAACTAAGTACTACACATAAAGCTAACTAACctaaatgcaaataatattTACGTGAGTGCAAAGCGGAGTTAGTTTTGATAAGCatacctactacctactacctactaatgtgcatatatgtatgattTGGTAAGTTGTTCTGTTATCACGCACGTTTAACCGATCCAGTTGcgcatacatttttgtacatACAAGCATCTTagaattttataaaaaaaatgtaatctaGTTTTTTACCAGCTGTCGGTCTAAGCTTTTTTCGAATTGCAGATACAAATTGGTTTCGCTGGACAAATTCGATGTAAAAGTTGATTTTACACTCCGAATCTGCCTAGCGGATGTCCCTAAGTGAAAAGTACTTATTTCTTCTGTACAGTATCAgtcataattgaatttcatttgtatGCAACCTAGTACCATAAAATTTGTACCAAATCACACACTGACGATTTAAGATATTAGCCGAGAATGGAGATGGAATGAGATTGAGAATAAGaattacaaaacaaataatgcaACGCCCTGTACCCGTGCATAAAGCCTACAAAGATTTGTTAAACTTgatattacaaataaaaaaaatactatttactaaatacaaaatacaaaagaTGCCCTGAACCGCAATGAGTAGTGCCCAAACATAAGAATAACGAAATACAAACCTAATATATAAACTAGCATTTAACGGTTATAACGAATTCTAAAACAACAGCCTCaaagaaaatagtttttaaacaaaatagcGAAAATAGCACAATTTTGTAAaccacaaaaaccaaaaaaaaaaaacaaaaacgagtAGAAATTTGTACGAACGCAAAAAACTTGTAGAACAGAACCGAGAGCAATATAACTACAAATTTCACGCAGATCACGCAGCACAACTActcaatatttaaattaacttcTCTTCAGTctatgcaaaaaataaaaacaatagtGGAACAAGAATATCGGTTTGATGGAGGAAGGCATCGTTGATTGGCTGTGTTACCAAATGGAAAAAAAGTTGAAAGACCGAAAAACGTACGACGAAATAGGCCTAAACAATGTGCAAAATTTGGAACTGGAAAGCATTTTCAAAAGTAGCAAACGAGTTTGAAAACTCCGAGTTGGTCGGGTTTAGCGTAGTTAGAGGCTTAGGAATACCGAAACCGATATTTAATTACATAGGTTGGTTTTGCCACGTATATAGGAGTTTGGATTAATGCTGAATTTACGGAAGGGGATCAGATCTTTAAGAGCAGGCAACTTCAGTTCAAAATGTCACATATGCATCTAATTTTGTTCACTCATCAACGATTATTTAGCGCTTTGATGAACATATTATTGGTATTTGCGTATGCTATAATATGCTATAATACGTGATTTGGAGGGAAGACTGTACTGATAAGAACGACAAATTGTTTCAAGATTATCATGAGCATTTTGATTAGATTATACTCGTTTATTGCTGGTTTTGAGTGCGACTGTTCATCGCACTACccttttgtttaattttattgaaatcgTTTTACAAAAACCCTATCAAACCCTATCCATACAAACATACTGAATGTTACAAATCTGAGTGTTATGTTGTTGTCATCTGTCACTGTTTACACGTATCGATTGATTGTCCACATATATGTTGTCTTTGTCTCTAAAAACTCGTATTGAATAATTCATTAAAAACAAGCGTATTTTAAGTCTCTATATATGTACCTTTTGCtatgtattgtatttttatgtatCTGTAACTATATAAACGCGTTCGAcacgcccactcccactcACATCCACACTCAAATGGAAAACccgaaaacaaatgctaaaTTTAACACTATAAACACTAAAAATTAATGATAATTTTTAGTAACTAAATCTGTATATGTGTAAATGTAACGTTTGTCTAAGGATTCACGCAGTTGAAAGTGAAGATTAAAGGTTAGGAAACCAAATAAAGTTacaattcaattttcttttgATAGAAAACACAATACACTTTAATTTAACTAAGTACTTACAAGCATAATTGAGAATGTTCACCCACAGACACAtataacacacacacacatgcaacacaatagaaaaatgtttaaacaattaaatttaaagttagTGGAGACGGAATTCTGTACGCTATGTTTGTACTTACAAatcgatatatatatatatatatacataaaagtaattaaatttattaattaattatacaaCAAGAAGCAAGCAAAATgcagcaaacagcaacaagaacaacagaCACGTTCACTTAATGTTTAACAACTGAacaaaaacattgaaaatgagaaaatgaaaaagactaaataaaatattaaagaagTAAGCGTAAAAGTACGTCATCTAGATCTTTCTTCCGATAGCCATTATGGTTTCGATTTGCCCAGCTTGTTGGCCATGTCCACGATCAAGCCGAGATTGGCATTGAGAGTCTTCACCTGGTTGAGGGTGTTCTCGTCCAGCTGCATCAGTACCTCCCGCTTCACGGTGTTGATCTTGTGCGGCTTGACGGTGATCATGCCGCCCTTGGTGGGAATGTGCACGTCCGCATAGCGATCCGGTCGCATCTGGATGGCCAGCGGGCTTCCCGCCTTCGAGAGCACCATCTCTCCGGCGCGGGGCCATCGCACAAAACTCATGGTGTCGCCTCCCACAGCCCTGTCCGCCGACTGTGCCTGCATCCTCGATGGCTGGGCATTCTGCGGAGTCCGAGTTCGACCACGTTGATGGCTGATGGACTGACTCCGAGTTGTTGGCGGTTTGGGAGCTGTGTAGTAGAAATCAGAAAAGTAACATCTATAACATTGGATTGCCATATTTAATATGTCACCTGGCCACTGATGTTCGGCGAAGGTCTTAATCCTGAGAGCCAAGAACTCTGACATATTCATTTGCAGCAGCCTCTTCTCAGTCCTTCCACGTAACACCTTTATTTGGTTGTCCACCTCCTGCTGGTAGCGCTTGCCTATCTCATCGATCTTCTCTAGTGCCGAATCCATCTTGATCTCGGCCAGACGCACTTTCTCCTCGCGATCGGCCAACTGGCGCTGAGCCTGACGACGTGCTGAAATCTTGGTGCGAGGCATATTTCTCACGATCTAAATGTTCCTGTCAACTAATCACCCAAAGGTAACAAAGTCAAAGGGCTCTTTGGTAAATAAGCGATTCAAAactatatttacatatacatatgaacTTGCGAAACtacattttaaacattttacaaaacttGCTACGTTCTGGAGGCGTGATAACCTAACGCGGTTTTACGATTGGTTCTTTTGGATTTGGTTGTTGCTAATAAGTAAATTTAAgcttaaaaaattaatgaagATTGAAAAATGCAGACCACAGCACTCACATTGTATCAAGAAGGTTTTTAAAGGGAGCTTTCTTTGCCATATCCGTTAAATTCGACCGTTCATCTGCAGCAATCGCCGTATCCATAAAATCCGACCATTTCATCTGCAGCAATCGCACATCAGTTGTGGCTTGAATCAAAGCCAATTGGTTGTCCACGTTCCGCTTGAACAATTTGGCCATCTCATCGACTTTATCCATTGAAGATCTTAATTGGATGCACACTTTCTCCTCTCCTTCGATTCTACGTCGTCTTGCTTGAAGGCGAGTGACAATCATTGAACGTTCCATTTTTTTGGTTAAGCATGTATTTAAAACATTACATTTAAAACGCCGTACACTTGGATATGAACATGTAATATTGAAACTTATGTAAATACGATAGATTTATATAAATGAAGGCAAAATACTTGAACTAAATGagtaaaatgaaaactgaacTTAAACAAAACGTACTAAAATATATGATATAGCATTATATCTAGAAAAGCGTTTGAAATGACAGCTACTTGAACACCGCCTGGCTGGCCTTATTAACAATCATCTGCAAGTTCTCGTGCAGCGTTTTGATCTGGTTCAGGGTGTCCTCGTCCAGGTTCTCCAACAGATTTGACTCCACCTCGTCGGCCTCCAGTTTTTTGGGCCGCAAGCTAAGAACTCCGTTCCGTATGGGTATGTTCACATTGGCGAACTTGTCTGGCATTCTATTGTGTGGGTGGGTATGTATGGTTTTAACACATTGGTATCGACACTATAGATGATGATAACTTACACTTGAGCCACCATGGGGCTGCCGTACTTGGAGAGGGCCACCTCGCCGGGCTTCGGGTAGCGCAGGAACGCCATCGGCGGTGTGGTTGGCGATCCGGAGCGCATTTGTTTCTGCACCAGAGGAGTGCGATCGGCACTGAAGGCCTTCGTACGCGAGGCCATTGGTGTGCGCAACTTGCTGCGCGAATTGCGGCTGGAGTTGCTCGATATAGACGGCGGTTTGGCCGAGTGCAATATGTTCAGATCCCCGCAGGCGGAACGACTACGGCGGGCACGACGGGCCCTCGCCGAATGCAGTGGTCCGGGAGTTCGCATCGCCTTCGTGGAGCGCAGCAGGGAGCCAGTGTGGGCGGCCAGGATGCTTCCGCCGCTGGCACCGATGCTGCTGTCCTCTGTAAGGTAGCCTAGATACAGTGACCGGCACAGgatgtggacgtggatgtgggGTATGCATTTTGAGTGCATGGAAATGTGCGGTGCGGAGTTAGAAAGCAAAGTTGAGTTAGTCACATAGCCGTACACCAGTTAGATtcaaattaaaagtgaaaatggCAACCAGAGGCATGATGGCTTCGGAGACCGAAGATTGAGTTACGTTGGACTAAAATAAGTTGCTTATACTTCTAGCACCTATTTGTGGTTGTAATGAAGTACGCATGAAAAACAGAAACCTTAACTTAATCGGAAGAACCAAGCGGATAACTTTGACATCTCCAAGAGACTGTATCATCTTCAAGGAGTTGCTTGCTTGCATGCTAAACCGGAATTCCTTTGGAATGCTGGTGTTGCAATCCCTGCCAGGTAATGCCATATATAAGCCTCGTGGGGCGGACATACCTTCGTCATTGCGACTGCCGGTGgcggagggggcgtggccctcGGTGACGCTGCCACTCATGGACATGGAGGCGAGCAGCTGCGTCTGATCGCTGGCCTTGAAGTCGCTGAAGCGGTCCAGCTCCTCGAAGAGGCGCAGCACCTCGGGCATCTTGAGGTTGGCCAGCTCCTTCTGCACCTGGCCCAGCAGGGTCTTCACCTGGTGGTCCACGGCGGAGAGGAACTTCGTCTCCAGCGAATCGATGCTGATCAGGCGGGAATCCATTTTCAGCTCGTACAGGCGCACCTTCTCCTCGCGATTGGCCACCTCGCGGTTGCGTTTGGAGTTCTTTGGTATCTTGGTGCGCGGCATGCTGGCGGCGGCCTTTGATTATTTGTCGTTTCTTGTTAAAACTGCTGGGCTCTTTGAAGGAGTAACTATTTTCGTAGCAAGCGTCGTCTTTTTCGATGTTTCTTGTTTGTCCGCTAAAATTCAAGCGTCATCGAACAGTGTTGCCAGATGGCTGCACACCGACCCATCGACTTCTCGACCGAttaaaaatactaaaatatattatgAACGTGTAAACTGGTAACACTAATGCGCggtaaattcaattaagttAATTTCAACTCTAGTCACACCAAAAGAAAAAGTAGAATGATCTTTTATCTGTAGCCCAAAGAGCGCAAAACCGATTAGCTTAAGTTCTATTAACTTAAAAATCGAATTCCCTCGATTCTGGCTAGTTCTGCAACTATTTTTGCTCAACGAACTAGTTCCCTTTGTCGTAGAGATCAAATAGTCAATCgatttttaaaactaaatgtTTTAGTAGTTGTAAATAATATACGTTTtgagtttaataaaaataagatacatacctaatatatataataatatatatctAATTATCAAATGCTTACAccgcttttattttaaactctTTTATGACCACtagattattattatttaggAAACCTACAGCAGCCAAGTATGTGTGTATcttgtttaaatataaagaAGTGAATATTAATATACTAGAACAAAATTAAAGTTCCTAAAGTGTACAATGATCTAAGTGCGTTCTGCGTAGGTATCTGAAGTGAGTAGCCCCAAAAATGGGAGCCGCAATCCTATTAGTCCGCTTTCGAACCTCGCACTGGTCATAAATTGCGCTCTGCTCCACATTGTTGGATGTTTGCTATCTGTCTCTGCTAGTTGCACTTTGGCTGCCACAATGCCAGGATTCTAATAAGCGTGGGTGGCGATGGGTGGCGATGGGTGTGCGAGTGGCCCACAAATCAAAAGCATTTTTGTCACCATTTGGGTGGCTTCCTTGGGCGTGGCACTTGCCGCTCTCACTTCTGCACCGAACGTGAACACATCATGTGTAAGGCATTTGAAAATAATACGCACCGCTTTTTCTGCACTTGATGGTTGGCTACAAACGAAAACCCATTTGAATATTCGAATGGGCCTGGTTTTAGGTTTATGACGGACATATGTCTTGTACTCAAGGGGAAATATTACGATTTCCATTACTCAAACCTCAATGATCGCTTTGCAAGTGGATAAAGTTTGCCTTTGTGCGTTTTCAATGTCGATATCAATCATATCATGTCCCCCAATCAAAATAAAGTTGCGTAGTAAAATAAAGTAGACAAAGGTAACATTGATATAACTTTATTAAAAGCTGGCGGCAAATTGCAATGACGCGGATTGAAAGTAACttgcttaatttttttgaatGCACACTCTTCACACCCACTGCTCGGCTTGGCATATGAAAGAAAACTTTCTGAAACAATCTGGAGTGTGCATTTTATAGCCGTACACAGTAACACACTCATTATTACCAAccttttcagttttttcaTCGTTCCAATCAAAGAACGGTGGCTCTTTGCCAGTGAGTGATGAAGTGTACCGGCCTTTCTTAAATGCATTACTAATATCTATCCAATAAGCACCGGGCGGTGATCTTTTGAATACCTCCTTCAGCTCCTTCCCATCGTAGATGGTGGCTAAGTGACCGCCCTTTCGACGGCAGGTGTTGAAAGCAGAAAACCAATTCTGTGTGTCCACGTTCTCAAAGTAAAAGTAtcttttgccaattttttgaaaattctgCGGGATGATCCTAAGCGAGGTTCGTAGTTTCTCCAGAGTCTCCTCGCTCTGGTTTGCCACTGTGGTCTGCAGCTCCTGCAGTTCGAGTCTCATCTTCTGTTGCAAGACCATCAATCGTCCTTCTATCGTTTTTTCGATACTCGCCATTTTCTCttgtatttcattttccttCACGGCATTGTGTGCGAACCATTGTTGCTGATATAAAGCCACTTGATCAATTAACAGCGGATTGGTCGATACAGTCCGGCTTTGCGGAGTGTTCGTCTTGTTGGCAAGAACCTCCCAAAAAGTCCAGGCGAGAATGGCGTATGAAAAGTAATACCTGAACATATTACTATGTATAACCTGTTGGTTCCAGTCTTCAAAGCAGACTGTTTCTGAAAATTGTGGGTCACACCCTTAACGAAATAACAATCCGCAACTAAAGGcattttaaagcgtttaaacctATTAACAACTTCGGCCAAATAGGTTATTGGTTCTAAAAAAAGGTGTAAATAATctattaatataatttataccATACCAATTAGAAACTCCTTTCTTGACATCATATTTAGTATTGATTTTGTTATCTGCATGCCAATCGCTTTCCGATGATAGTCGCAtaattttggcattttgttaaTTAAGTTGATGGGCTAAAAGTTTTAATTGGCATGATGCTCGTGCTCGCCTAAAGCCGCAAAGTGGATGAACGTAAAGGATGGTGGGGTCCGCCAAACTGCATTCCCAATCGATGGCTGCGTTAATATCACGCGGAAAAGGGATATATCCGAGGCATTCATCCAGacatctatctatctatccatccatctatccatccatccatccgaGAGCAGATAGCAGATatttcagcagcagcaacgacaACGAAACTCAATTTGCGCCGGCCAAACGATGCGTTGAGCATATAAAATGCAAAGCGGAAGCAACGTTCATGGATAGATTACACAACTACTTACAAATGTGCGTTTCAgccaccaaccaccaaccacccaccacccaccg
Proteins encoded:
- the LOC120458094 gene encoding borealin translates to MPRTKISARRQAQRQLADREEKVRLAEIKMDSALEKIDEIGKRYQQEVDNQIKVLRGRTEKRLLQMNMSEFLALRIKTFAEHQWPAPKPPTTRSQSISHQRGRTRTPQNAQPSRMQAQSADRAVGGDTMSFVRWPRAGEMVLSKAGSPLAIQMRPDRYADVHIPTKGGMITVKPHKINTVKREVLMQLDENTLNQVKTLNANLGLIVDMANKLGKSKP
- the LOC120451681 gene encoding accessory gland protein Acp29AB, whose protein sequence is MFRYYFSYAILAWTFWEVLANKTNTPQSRTVSTNPLLIDQVALYQQQWFAHNAVKENEIQEKMASIEKTIEGRLMVLQQKMRLELQELQTTVANQSEETLEKLRTSLRIIPQNFQKIGKRYFYFENVDTQNWFSAFNTCRRKGGHLATIYDGKELKEVFKRSPPGAYWIDISNAFKKGRYTSSLTGKEPPFFDWNDEKTEKVGNNECVTVYGYKMHTPDCFRKFSFICQAEQWV
- the LOC120458092 gene encoding borealin, whose product is MPRTKIPKNSKRNREVANREEKVRLYELKMDSRLISIDSLETKFLSAVDHQVKTLLGQVQKELANLKMPEVLRLFEELDRFSDFKASDQTQLLASMSMSGSVTEGHAPSATGSRNDEGYLTEDSSIGASGGSILAAHTGSLLRSTKAMRTPGPLHSARARRARRSRSACGDLNILHSAKPPSISSNSSRNSRSKLRTPMASRTKAFSADRTPLVQKQMRSGSPTTPPMAFLRYPKPGEVALSKYGSPMVAQVMPDKFANVNIPIRNGVLSLRPKKLEADEVESNLLENLDEDTLNQIKTLHENLQMIVNKASQAVFK